In a single window of the Nodularia spumigena CCY9414 genome:
- a CDS encoding glycosyltransferase, with protein MKIHIAFPLTDKPHGGGNQFLSALRDQLLGRQVYVDRLEKADVLLFNSYPFGSAGRLYRQVSQLKAKKSNNLIVIHRVDGPLSVARGCARSIEIDYSIGIFNNQIADATIYQSAWSREICYTFGIGIDKPSITIPNACNPLLFFPKTQCSSLLPDRRIRIVATSWSSNWRKGFDIYSYLDQYLDFSRYEMTFIGNSPTEFRNITQLSPLCSKELGEVLREHDFYITASVDDPCSNSLIEALSSGLPAVARCSGGHPELVNQGGVLFHGQRDVLSAIEQCASDLNLYRAAIAVPSMDEITQRYLDFATEVWESCKAQKQPSSRATFMDTAKLLTTVAKQRYGSRITRQISTIIPRGLREDRFYRNIAALRQASWEPRGDSLWNESQALQWLDGVLERLPVFLSSMRHPAESRLYRYSYSGDLQPKPSLAASAFVAKIRFMANLLDTTERQVLSEHIRSFASQDGSISDPWVVQHSRLRRLWTAFKNRDTANLRVVQTVRAETRQSFAALQCLGTKPDKPFDEIPSTMQGVEDYIQSLDWTNPWHAGSHISHLAFFIQRHFLWFGIKSDWSTEDVLQYVEECYRQEDGAWYAKDAAVSVQQKVNGAMKMVTALDAAEIENLANPEGLIDLCLAAVNDKQACDHFNVICVLHRCQKLTTYRLEEIRAYCLDRLCRYRSHYWPWQGGFSFYSTGANHNYYNARITTGMAEPDVHGTVLMIWGIVLITEIMGWQDKFNLVRPWT; from the coding sequence ATGAAAATTCACATTGCGTTTCCACTCACTGATAAGCCTCACGGAGGTGGGAATCAGTTTCTCTCCGCTTTGCGCGATCAATTGCTCGGCAGACAAGTTTATGTTGATAGACTAGAAAAAGCTGATGTTTTACTATTCAATAGCTATCCTTTTGGTTCGGCTGGCCGTTTGTATCGTCAGGTCTCCCAACTCAAAGCAAAAAAGAGTAACAACTTGATAGTTATTCATCGTGTTGATGGACCTTTATCGGTAGCGCGAGGCTGTGCTCGCAGTATAGAGATTGATTATAGCATAGGCATTTTCAATAATCAAATAGCTGATGCTACTATCTATCAGTCTGCTTGGAGTCGTGAGATATGTTACACATTTGGTATCGGTATTGATAAGCCCAGTATAACTATTCCTAATGCCTGTAATCCGCTATTATTTTTCCCAAAAACTCAATGTTCCTCATTGTTGCCTGATCGACGAATCCGTATAGTTGCAACTAGCTGGTCATCTAACTGGCGAAAAGGTTTTGACATTTACAGTTACCTTGATCAGTATCTCGATTTTAGTCGCTATGAAATGACCTTTATTGGAAACAGTCCTACTGAGTTTAGAAATATTACTCAACTTTCTCCTTTGTGCAGTAAAGAACTTGGTGAAGTCTTACGAGAACATGATTTTTATATAACCGCTAGTGTAGATGATCCTTGTTCTAATTCCTTAATCGAAGCGTTGAGTTCTGGCTTGCCAGCAGTCGCCCGATGCAGCGGTGGACATCCAGAATTAGTGAATCAAGGTGGAGTTTTATTTCATGGACAAAGAGATGTTTTGAGTGCAATAGAACAATGTGCTAGTGATTTGAATCTTTATCGAGCAGCGATTGCGGTTCCCAGTATGGATGAAATTACTCAAAGATATCTTGATTTTGCAACTGAAGTATGGGAATCGTGCAAAGCACAGAAGCAGCCGAGTTCTAGAGCAACTTTCATGGATACTGCAAAACTGCTAACGACAGTTGCTAAACAACGCTATGGATCGAGAATCACCCGACAGATATCTACTATTATCCCAAGGGGGTTGAGAGAAGATCGCTTCTATCGGAATATTGCTGCCTTGCGTCAAGCTAGCTGGGAACCAAGGGGAGATTCACTCTGGAATGAATCTCAGGCTTTGCAATGGTTAGACGGTGTGCTGGAGCGGTTGCCTGTTTTCTTAAGCAGCATGCGACACCCTGCCGAATCTCGCCTCTACCGCTATAGTTATAGCGGTGATTTGCAGCCTAAGCCTAGCTTGGCCGCAAGTGCGTTTGTTGCTAAGATTCGTTTTATGGCTAATTTGCTAGATACCACCGAAAGACAGGTATTATCAGAACACATTCGCTCATTTGCGAGTCAAGATGGCTCAATTTCCGATCCTTGGGTAGTACAACATAGCCGACTCAGGCGTTTATGGACTGCTTTCAAAAATCGTGATACTGCAAACCTTAGGGTAGTTCAAACAGTTCGCGCTGAAACTCGTCAGTCCTTCGCTGCTTTACAGTGTTTGGGAACCAAGCCAGATAAACCTTTTGATGAAATTCCCTCTACAATGCAAGGAGTCGAGGATTATATTCAGAGTTTAGATTGGACAAATCCTTGGCATGCAGGCTCTCACATTAGTCATTTAGCCTTCTTTATACAGCGTCACTTTTTATGGTTTGGCATTAAGAGCGATTGGTCAACCGAAGACGTTTTACAGTATGTTGAAGAATGCTACCGTCAAGAAGACGGTGCATGGTATGCCAAGGATGCTGCAGTTTCAGTGCAGCAAAAAGTCAACGGAGCTATGAAAATGGTGACGGCACTAGATGCAGCAGAAATTGAGAATCTTGCCAACCCTGAAGGGCTAATTGATCTTTGTCTAGCTGCGGTGAATGATAAACAAGCCTGCGATCACTTTAATGTAATCTGTGTTCTGCATCGTTGCCAGAAATTGACCACTTACCGACTGGAAGAAATACGGGCTTATTGTCTTGACCGCTTGTGTCGCTATCGATCCCACTACTGGCCTTGGCAGGGTGGATTTTCCTTTTATTCTACAGGGGCTAACCATAATTACTATAACGCTAGAATAACTACAGGTATGGCAGAACCAGATGTGCATGGGACAGTGTTGATGATATGGGGAATTGTTTTGATTACGGAAATAATGGGTTGGCAAGATAAGTTTAACTTGGTCAGACCCTGGACATAG
- a CDS encoding glycosyltransferase family 4 protein, whose amino-acid sequence MSKSYTQINLLPDNSRWVTSWENKALKQILSELDFEVKCNRISYRQVCYLPSKYFAASYKSVIYHFLGNRLAFDYYHGDPSISPEFSPLLDTLKRRKHHFHRIRVPHSGIETLLKNEGFDQKVFRIPIGINLDWFPFKSLTTKKLLREKYNIPQSAVVIGSFQKDGNGWGDGNEPKYIKGPDIFLKAIEILKSQIPELLVLLTGPSRGYMKRGLEDLKVPYRHYVLNDYREIGNYYQVLDAYIIASREEGGPKAVLEAMASGVPLVSTRVGQAQDLIQHGVNGWLVDVSDVEALAEYTFQAVEKSEGINSLVQTARQTAELNAYNKNKQQKLWYDFFLPLVTK is encoded by the coding sequence ATGTCTAAATCCTATACGCAGATTAATCTTCTTCCCGACAACAGTAGATGGGTCACTTCTTGGGAAAATAAAGCACTTAAACAAATATTATCCGAACTTGACTTTGAAGTAAAGTGTAATCGTATATCTTATCGACAAGTCTGTTATCTTCCTTCTAAATATTTTGCGGCTAGTTATAAGAGCGTAATTTATCATTTTCTTGGAAATAGGTTAGCATTTGATTATTACCACGGCGATCCTTCCATTTCGCCTGAGTTCTCCCCATTGCTAGATACCTTGAAAAGGAGAAAACATCACTTTCATCGTATTCGTGTTCCTCACTCTGGAATTGAAACTTTATTGAAAAATGAAGGCTTTGATCAGAAAGTTTTTCGAATCCCTATTGGCATTAATCTTGATTGGTTCCCCTTTAAGTCTCTTACGACAAAGAAACTGCTGCGAGAAAAGTATAATATTCCTCAATCAGCAGTTGTTATAGGTTCTTTCCAGAAGGATGGCAATGGTTGGGGTGATGGTAATGAACCTAAATATATTAAAGGACCCGATATTTTTCTGAAAGCAATTGAAATATTAAAGAGTCAGATTCCTGAACTCTTAGTGCTACTGACAGGTCCTAGCCGGGGCTATATGAAGAGAGGCCTTGAAGATCTGAAAGTTCCTTATCGTCATTATGTACTCAATGATTATCGAGAGATTGGCAATTACTATCAAGTACTAGACGCATATATTATTGCTTCTCGTGAAGAGGGTGGACCAAAAGCTGTCTTAGAGGCGATGGCTAGTGGAGTCCCCTTGGTAAGCACAAGGGTAGGACAAGCACAAGATTTAATACAACATGGAGTTAATGGTTGGTTAGTGGATGTATCAGATGTAGAAGCATTGGCAGAATATACTTTTCAGGCAGTCGAAAAATCAGAGGGCATTAATAGCCTTGTGCAAACTGCTCGGCAAACAGCAGAACTTAATGCCTATAACAAAAACAAACAACAAAAACTCTGGTACGATTTCTTCTTACCTTTAGTCACCAAATAA
- a CDS encoding class I SAM-dependent methyltransferase, producing the protein MATQRRYLVDKFLNDQIPFMSGDILDIGGKKNNKRGNFRPPIKQVSTWRYINIDQTTNPDFCCSAEAIPLPDSSVDGFLLCEVLEHLEAPEVVLKEAFRLLKPGGKGWITMPFLYQVHADPYDYQRWTDAKLHQVLKKVGFTEIEISPMGGVFSVIHDLWYSSLCRSPQRSSIFNKIGFRLHRLSSRFFQMLDKSFYYTKPYMTTGFAIFVVK; encoded by the coding sequence ATGGCAACTCAAAGGAGATATCTTGTGGATAAATTTCTAAATGATCAAATACCGTTTATGTCTGGTGACATTCTGGATATTGGGGGCAAAAAAAATAACAAGCGTGGTAATTTCCGTCCACCCATAAAGCAGGTATCGACTTGGAGGTATATCAACATTGACCAAACAACAAACCCTGATTTTTGTTGTAGTGCTGAGGCAATTCCATTACCTGACTCATCTGTCGATGGATTTTTACTTTGTGAGGTGCTTGAACATCTAGAGGCTCCTGAAGTTGTTCTGAAAGAGGCGTTCAGATTGCTTAAACCAGGCGGTAAGGGCTGGATTACGATGCCGTTTCTTTATCAGGTTCATGCTGATCCTTATGATTATCAACGCTGGACAGACGCAAAGTTGCATCAAGTTTTGAAAAAAGTAGGCTTTACAGAGATTGAGATCAGCCCTATGGGGGGGGTTTTCTCAGTCATTCATGACTTGTGGTACTCAAGTTTATGCCGTTCACCACAAAGAAGCAGTATTTTTAATAAAATTGGCTTCCGCCTACATCGGTTGTCAAGTCGTTTTTTCCAGATGCTTGACAAGAGTTTTTATTATACTAAACCTTATATGACAACTGGATTTGCTATTTTTGTGGTAAAATGA
- a CDS encoding ABC transporter ATP-binding protein has product MTFQTSSQRIEKQASLIQNLRQLYHLLPLARRRQMLWLLMLMVVTAASEVVSLGAVLPFLGALSNAEGVLQNPTLQPLWVQLGVTKTFQLVAWLGGSFGTAVVLANGLRLLTLRWQLRFAAMVSSDLSCEVYRRTLLQPYSFHVRHSSNELIADITQDLQSVSSSVLPAVLNLVVNSIIVLALGLSILAINLGVALGTAAVLGITYVILLRITRRALARNSKTISSQSRFVVKYLQEGLGGIRDVLLESNQGMFITRYDQAYRPTRVAIANNAFIGVCPRFLIEAVAMVTIALMAVAMAYDQQQLAQVVPTLGALTLAANRLLPALQANFNALVNIRGNQVSLQNVLRRLSMPVSLVPVGSGVGQPLDNELRLQGVWFRYTESTPWVLQDLCLQIKANTTVGFVGTTGSGKSTTADIILGLLQPEQGEVLVDGAALTGERLHRWQRTIAHVPQSIFLSDATVAENIAFGIPRSEIDLERVRQAARLAQIAEFIESRPEGYGEIVGERGIRLSGGQRQRIGIARALYKRASVIVLDEATSALDNETEREVMAAIEGLSHQLTVILIAHRLTTVQKCDRIFQLVQGRLAAQGTYEELLANSGSFRAMALKGN; this is encoded by the coding sequence ATGACTTTCCAAACATCCTCTCAGAGGATAGAAAAACAAGCATCCTTAATACAAAACCTCCGGCAACTATATCATTTGTTACCTTTGGCTCGGAGAAGACAAATGTTATGGTTACTAATGCTGATGGTAGTGACTGCGGCAAGTGAGGTAGTGAGCTTGGGGGCTGTGTTACCATTTCTAGGGGCATTGAGTAATGCCGAGGGTGTGCTGCAAAATCCGACTTTACAACCCCTTTGGGTGCAGTTAGGGGTAACTAAGACTTTTCAACTGGTGGCGTGGTTAGGGGGGAGCTTTGGAACGGCAGTAGTCTTGGCTAATGGGTTGCGACTGCTGACATTGCGCTGGCAGTTACGGTTTGCGGCAATGGTGTCCAGTGATTTGAGTTGTGAAGTGTATCGTCGTACCCTGTTACAACCTTACAGTTTTCATGTGCGTCATAGTAGTAATGAATTAATTGCCGATATTACCCAGGATCTTCAGAGTGTGAGTTCATCCGTTTTGCCAGCTGTTCTGAATCTGGTAGTTAATAGTATAATTGTACTAGCACTGGGGCTGTCAATTTTGGCAATTAATCTGGGAGTTGCCCTAGGTACAGCGGCAGTTTTGGGGATAACTTATGTTATTTTGCTGCGGATCACTCGTCGCGCACTAGCCCGCAATAGCAAGACCATCAGTAGTCAAAGTCGGTTTGTGGTGAAATATCTCCAAGAGGGATTAGGAGGGATTCGGGATGTGTTGCTTGAGAGTAATCAGGGGATGTTTATCACCCGCTATGATCAGGCCTATCGTCCCACCCGTGTGGCGATCGCAAATAATGCCTTCATTGGTGTGTGTCCCCGGTTTTTAATAGAGGCTGTGGCTATGGTCACCATTGCCCTCATGGCTGTGGCCATGGCCTATGATCAGCAGCAGTTAGCTCAAGTAGTACCCACATTGGGGGCTTTGACCTTGGCAGCCAATCGGTTATTGCCGGCATTGCAGGCTAACTTTAATGCCTTGGTTAATATACGTGGGAATCAGGTATCTCTGCAAAACGTATTGCGGAGATTGTCCATGCCTGTGTCCCTGGTTCCCGTGGGTTCTGGGGTGGGTCAACCTCTAGACAATGAATTGCGCTTACAGGGGGTGTGGTTTCGTTATACAGAATCTACACCTTGGGTATTACAAGACCTATGTTTACAGATTAAGGCTAATACTACAGTTGGTTTTGTAGGAACTACCGGTAGTGGTAAGAGTACTACTGCGGATATTATTTTGGGTCTATTACAGCCAGAACAGGGGGAAGTATTGGTGGATGGCGCAGCCCTGACAGGGGAACGGTTACACCGTTGGCAGCGTACCATTGCCCATGTACCCCAGAGTATTTTTCTCAGTGATGCTACTGTGGCAGAGAATATCGCCTTTGGGATTCCCCGCAGTGAAATTGATCTGGAGCGGGTGCGACAAGCGGCACGATTAGCTCAAATTGCCGAGTTCATTGAAAGCCGCCCAGAAGGTTATGGAGAAATAGTAGGAGAACGAGGAATTCGTTTGTCAGGGGGTCAACGGCAGCGTATTGGCATTGCTAGGGCATTGTATAAGCGGGCATCAGTGATTGTGTTAGATGAGGCGACCAGTGCCTTGGATAATGAGACAGAACGGGAGGTGATGGCGGCTATTGAGGGGTTAAGTCATCAACTGACGGTGATTTTAATTGCCCATCGGTTGACGACGGTGCAGAAATGCGATCGCATTTTTCAGTTGGTTCAGGGTCGGTTGGCAGCACAGGGAACTTATGAAGAATTGCTGGCTAATAGTGGCAGTTTTCGGGCTATGGCTTTGAAGGGAAATTAA
- a CDS encoding RNA-guided endonuclease InsQ/TnpB family protein gives MLFGFKTELKINNHQRTQLLQHCGVARHAWNWGLALTKQILDHNKLNPNSKIKFPTAIDLHKWLVALVKSENPWYYECSKSAPQEALRALKTAWDRCFKKISGVPKFKRKGKHDSFTLEGSVKNLESNKIQVPKIGVLQTYERLPQKEIKSVTISRKANRWFISFRFDVEKQDNKNLKVVGVDLGVKNLATLSTGEIIEGAKSYKKYESKLSRLQWLNRNKVINSNNWRKAQLKIAKLHLKIANIRKDTLHKLTTLLAKNHGKVVIEDLNVSGMLANRKLAKAISDMGFHEFRRQLTYKCELYSSELVVVDRWYPSSKTCSNCGTKKENLTLNERVFQCENCGFECDRDLNAAINLSKIDLSKAVS, from the coding sequence TTGCTGTTCGGCTTTAAAACTGAGTTAAAAATCAATAACCATCAGCGTACCCAACTACTTCAACATTGTGGTGTTGCTCGTCATGCTTGGAATTGGGGATTAGCTCTTACCAAACAGATATTAGATCACAATAAGTTAAATCCTAATTCCAAAATAAAATTTCCTACTGCTATTGATTTACATAAATGGTTAGTAGCATTAGTAAAAAGTGAAAATCCCTGGTATTACGAATGTTCAAAATCAGCACCACAAGAAGCTCTACGAGCTTTAAAAACAGCATGGGATAGGTGCTTTAAAAAAATATCAGGAGTGCCTAAATTTAAGAGAAAGGGTAAACATGATAGCTTTACCTTAGAGGGTAGTGTCAAAAATTTAGAGTCAAATAAAATACAAGTACCGAAGATAGGAGTTCTCCAAACTTATGAAAGACTACCTCAAAAAGAAATTAAATCAGTAACCATTAGTCGTAAGGCTAATAGATGGTTTATTAGTTTTAGATTTGATGTAGAAAAACAAGATAATAAAAACCTCAAAGTTGTGGGAGTAGACTTAGGTGTAAAAAATTTAGCTACTCTATCAACAGGTGAAATTATAGAAGGTGCAAAGTCTTACAAAAAATATGAATCTAAATTAAGCAGGTTGCAATGGTTAAACAGAAATAAAGTTATCAATTCAAACAATTGGAGAAAAGCACAACTAAAAATTGCTAAATTGCATCTGAAGATTGCCAACATTCGTAAAGATACATTACACAAACTTACTACTTTATTAGCCAAGAACCACGGCAAAGTGGTAATCGAAGATTTAAACGTATCTGGAATGTTGGCAAACAGGAAATTAGCAAAAGCAATCTCCGATATGGGATTTCATGAGTTTCGTCGTCAACTAACCTACAAGTGTGAATTGTATAGTTCTGAACTTGTCGTGGTTGATAGATGGTATCCCAGTTCTAAAACTTGTTCTAATTGCGGAACTAAAAAAGAAAATCTCACACTTAACGAAAGAGTTTTTCAATGTGAAAATTGCGGTTTTGAGTGTGATAGAGATTTAAACGCAGCTATCAATTTATCAAAAATTGATTTGTCAAAAGCTGTCAGTTAG
- a CDS encoding IS607 family transposase yields MSKLSISEAAKLKGVSVSTLRRWETEGKLIPERTASGHRRYDLAQLLGIKPDLSYTIGYCRVSSHDQKEDLERQKQVVELFCAQNGWQFEIIEDLGSGLNYSKKGLKRLIRLIVDSKLERLVLTHKDRLLRFGSELIFSLCEHFGTEIVIINRTEDSTFEEDLAQDVLEIITVFSARLYGSRSHKNKKIIEELKEVAVRL; encoded by the coding sequence ATGAGTAAGTTATCTATATCTGAAGCAGCAAAGTTAAAAGGTGTAAGTGTTTCCACACTCAGAAGATGGGAAACAGAAGGTAAATTAATTCCCGAAAGAACAGCTAGTGGTCATAGAAGATATGATTTAGCTCAATTGTTAGGAATCAAGCCTGATTTATCTTACACCATTGGTTACTGTCGAGTTTCTAGCCATGACCAAAAAGAAGACCTAGAAAGACAAAAGCAAGTTGTTGAATTATTTTGCGCTCAAAATGGTTGGCAATTTGAAATTATAGAAGACTTAGGTTCAGGCTTAAACTACAGCAAAAAAGGATTAAAGAGATTAATCCGATTAATTGTTGATAGTAAACTTGAACGTCTTGTTTTAACCCATAAAGATAGACTATTGAGATTTGGTAGTGAATTAATTTTTAGTTTGTGTGAACATTTTGGAACAGAAATAGTAATTATCAATAGAACTGAAGACTCAACTTTTGAAGAAGACTTAGCTCAAGATGTTTTAGAAATAATTACAGTTTTTAGTGCCAGACTGTATGGATCTAGAAGTCACAAAAACAAGAAAATTATAGAGGAGTTGAAAGAAGTTGCTGTTCGGCTTTAA
- a CDS encoding alpha/beta fold hydrolase yields the protein MFPSFLPTSVGQLTESTSIALAENIQSQAIATPLISQPITTTYVQQGSGGTPILLIHGFDSSVLEFRRLLPLLARDNQTWAVDLLGFGFTDRIEGLPFSPIAIKTHLYHFWKTLINQPVILVGASMGGAAAIDFTFTYPEVVEKLVLIDSAGLKGGSPLSKLMFPPLDAFAANFLRNPKIRDRISRTAYKNQLLASIDAQLCGALHLEMPNWTQALIAFTKSGGYSAFKAKQLSEIVQPTLILWGDTDKILGTVDGKKFQQAIPHSKLIWIEDSGHVPHLEQPEVTAQHILAFRN from the coding sequence ATGTTTCCTAGTTTTTTACCTACCTCAGTTGGGCAACTGACAGAATCTACTTCCATCGCCTTGGCTGAAAATATTCAAAGTCAAGCGATCGCAACTCCTTTAATTAGCCAACCAATTACTACTACCTATGTTCAACAAGGTAGTGGTGGTACGCCGATTTTATTAATTCACGGCTTCGACAGTTCCGTGTTAGAATTTCGTCGCCTTTTGCCACTGCTCGCAAGGGATAATCAAACTTGGGCTGTGGATTTATTAGGCTTTGGGTTTACAGACAGAATAGAGGGTTTACCATTTAGCCCCATAGCCATTAAAACCCATCTGTATCATTTCTGGAAAACCCTGATTAACCAACCAGTGATTTTGGTGGGTGCGTCGATGGGGGGTGCTGCGGCCATTGATTTCACCTTTACTTACCCAGAAGTAGTAGAAAAACTGGTGTTAATCGATAGCGCTGGTTTAAAAGGGGGTTCACCGTTAAGTAAATTGATGTTTCCCCCATTGGATGCTTTTGCAGCTAACTTTTTACGTAATCCGAAGATACGCGATCGCATTTCCCGGACTGCGTACAAAAATCAGCTTCTCGCGTCAATCGATGCTCAATTATGTGGCGCATTACACCTAGAAATGCCCAATTGGACACAAGCATTAATAGCCTTTACTAAAAGTGGTGGTTACAGTGCTTTTAAAGCAAAGCAGCTTTCAGAAATTGTGCAACCAACACTGATTTTATGGGGTGATACAGATAAAATTTTGGGTACAGTTGATGGCAAAAAGTTCCAACAGGCAATTCCCCATAGTAAACTTATCTGGATTGAAGACTCTGGTCATGTCCCACACTTAGAACAGCCAGAAGTCACCGCCCAACACATTTTGGCATTTCGTAATTAA
- a CDS encoding carbon dioxide-concentrating mechanism protein CcmK, whose protein sequence is MPMAVGVIETLGFPAVLAAADAMVKSAAVTIVYYGQAESARMLVAVRGRVSEVNRAVEAGIFAGEQTFGGQVITHYIVPNPPENVETILPIHFTETSEPFRM, encoded by the coding sequence ATGCCAATGGCGGTTGGCGTAATTGAAACCTTGGGCTTTCCTGCTGTACTAGCAGCAGCCGATGCAATGGTTAAATCTGCCGCAGTCACAATTGTGTATTATGGTCAAGCTGAAAGCGCTCGGATGTTAGTCGCTGTTCGGGGACGCGTTTCGGAAGTTAACAGGGCGGTAGAAGCAGGAATATTCGCCGGAGAACAAACGTTTGGTGGTCAAGTAATTACCCACTACATTGTTCCTAACCCTCCAGAAAACGTGGAAACCATTTTACCAATCCACTTCACCGAAACATCTGAACCTTTTCGTATGTAA
- a CDS encoding carbon dioxide-concentrating mechanism protein CcmK yields the protein MSLQAVGALETKGFPAVLAAADAMVKAGRVTLVGYIRVGSARFTINIRGDVSEVKTAMAAGIEAAENVHGGTLESWVIIPRPHENVEAVLPIGYTDAVQQYRDSVENPIVRSSNRL from the coding sequence ATGTCACTACAGGCCGTTGGCGCACTTGAAACGAAGGGTTTTCCGGCTGTACTAGCAGCAGCTGATGCGATGGTTAAAGCTGGTCGCGTCACCCTTGTTGGTTATATCAGAGTGGGTAGCGCTCGTTTTACAATCAATATTCGCGGAGACGTTTCTGAGGTCAAAACAGCTATGGCAGCTGGTATTGAAGCCGCAGAAAATGTTCATGGTGGAACTCTAGAATCCTGGGTAATTATTCCTCGTCCCCATGAAAACGTGGAAGCGGTTCTACCAATTGGCTATACAGATGCAGTCCAACAGTATCGGGATTCTGTAGAAAACCCAATTGTACGCTCATCTAACAGGTTATAA